From one Bacteroides fragilis NCTC 9343 genomic stretch:
- the lipA gene encoding lipoyl synthase, whose protein sequence is MGNDKRVRKPEWLKISIGANERYTETKRIVESHCLHTICSSGRCPNMGECWGKGTATFMIAGDICTRSCKFCNTQTGRPLPLDPDEPTHVAESIALMKLSHAVITSVDRDDLPDLGAAHWAQTIREIKRLNPETTTEVLIPDFQGRKELVDQVIKACPEIISHNMETVKRISPQVRSAANYHTSLEVIRQIAESGITAKSGIMVGLGETPAEVEELMDDLISVGCKILTIGQYLQPTHKHFPVAAYITPEQFAVYKETGLKKGFEQVESAPLVRSSYHAEKHIRFNNK, encoded by the coding sequence ATGGGAAACGATAAACGGGTGCGCAAACCCGAATGGCTTAAAATCAGCATTGGAGCCAATGAACGCTATACCGAGACCAAACGCATTGTCGAATCGCACTGCCTGCACACCATCTGTAGCAGTGGGCGTTGCCCCAACATGGGCGAATGCTGGGGAAAAGGGACAGCTACGTTCATGATTGCCGGTGACATCTGTACCCGCAGTTGTAAATTCTGTAATACCCAGACCGGACGACCTCTGCCTTTGGATCCCGACGAACCGACCCACGTTGCAGAATCGATTGCCCTGATGAAACTCTCACACGCAGTTATCACATCTGTAGACCGCGACGATCTGCCTGATTTGGGTGCAGCCCATTGGGCACAAACAATTCGTGAAATCAAACGACTAAATCCGGAAACAACTACCGAAGTACTGATTCCCGATTTCCAGGGACGCAAAGAGCTTGTTGACCAAGTGATAAAAGCCTGTCCCGAAATCATCTCCCATAACATGGAGACTGTGAAACGCATCAGTCCACAGGTGCGTAGTGCCGCCAACTATCACACCAGCCTGGAAGTGATCCGCCAAATAGCCGAAAGCGGTATTACGGCAAAATCGGGCATTATGGTTGGTCTGGGTGAAACTCCTGCTGAAGTAGAAGAGTTAATGGACGACCTGATTTCCGTCGGTTGCAAAATCCTCACCATCGGGCAATATCTGCAGCCAACCCACAAACACTTCCCGGTTGCAGCATACATTACTCCGGAACAGTTTGCTGTTTATAAAGAAACAGGACTGAAGAAAGGGTTCGAACAAGTGGAAAGCGCACCGTTAGTACGCTCCTCGTATCATGCAGAAAAACATATCCGATTTAATAATAAGTAG